One Cervus elaphus unplaced genomic scaffold, mCerEla1.1, whole genome shotgun sequence DNA window includes the following coding sequences:
- the LOC122691333 gene encoding E3 ubiquitin-protein ligase RNF138-like, which produces MAKELSAAMSYTEDDFYCPVCQEVLKMPVRTAACQHVFWNSNRSETSASDNTETYQGNTSSSGQPTFKCPLCQESNFTGQSLRDHCNSNHLFQIVPVTCPICVSLPWGDPSQVTRNFVSHLNQRHQFDYGEFVNLQLDEETPYQTAVEESFQVNI; this is translated from the exons ATGGCCAAGGAGCTCTCTGCGGCCATGTCCTACACTGAAGATGACTTCTACTGCCCCGTCTGTCAGGAGGTGCTCAAAATGCCCGTGCGGACTGCGGCCTGTCAGCACGTTTTCT GGAACAGTAACAGGAGTGAAACATCTGCATCTGATAACACAGAAACTTACCAAGGGAATACAAGTTCTTCTGGGCAGCCTACCTTTAAGTGTCCCTTGTGTCAAGAATCAAATTTTACCGGACAGAGTTTACGGGATCATTGTAACAGTAACCACCTATTTCAGATAGTTCCTGTGACGTGTCCTATTTGTGTGTCTCTTCCTTGGGGAGATCCTAGCCAGGTTACTAGAAATTTTGTTAGTCATCTAAATCAGAGGCATCAGTTTGATTATGGAGAATTTGTGAATCTTCAGCTAGATGAGGAAACCCCGTATCAAACTGCTGTTGAAGAATCTTTTCAAGTAAACATCTGA